One window of Centropristis striata isolate RG_2023a ecotype Rhode Island chromosome 21, C.striata_1.0, whole genome shotgun sequence genomic DNA carries:
- the LOC131959069 gene encoding CD209 antigen-like protein D, whose protein sequence is MKSWQDSRSDCQQRDADLLIINSNEEQEFIRRFQKPIWIGLTDRDTEGVWKWVDGSPLTTRFWASGEPNSYQGQNEDCALTNAYDDKNSWNDVVCDNKYLWTCEKKMAH, encoded by the exons ATGAAATCCTGGCAGGACAGCAGAAGTGACTGTCAGCAGAGAGACGCAGACCTGCTGATCATCAACAGCAACGaagagcag GAATTCATAAGACGTTTCCAAAAGCCCATCTGGATTGGACTGACTGACCGAGACACAGAGGGAGTGTGGAAATGGGTGGATGGGAGTCCGCTGACCACAAG GTTCTGGGCCAGTGGGGAACCCAACTCTTACCAAGGCCAAAACGAAGACTGTGCTCTAACAAACGCCTACGATGACAAAAACAGCTGGAATGATGTCGTATGTGACAATAAATACCTTTGGACGTGTGAGAAGAAAATGGCGCATTGA